The proteins below come from a single bacterium genomic window:
- a CDS encoding DUF502 domain-containing protein, which produces MSEPLSSADPKATKPERRLKDLRHYFITGVATLLPLSVTVFVFWFIIVRLGSLFYPLFRIHPWLAQHVPGWGATLAGFVLFLIIVLLTGWVATGLIGRLTLGWLDKVLRRVPVVKSIYGSARQLTDAVFVDRSSLRKTVVAQYPRHGLFAVGFLTSDDRITLADGSKALFVFFPTTPNPTSGWLALIPEQDITETRMSIEDGLKLVVSGGVIKPADIGTFIRPRP; this is translated from the coding sequence ATGAGTGAGCCGTTGTCGTCGGCCGACCCAAAAGCCACCAAGCCGGAACGCCGGTTGAAAGACCTGCGCCACTACTTCATCACCGGCGTCGCGACGCTGCTGCCCCTGAGCGTCACAGTCTTCGTCTTCTGGTTCATAATCGTGCGGCTCGGCAGCCTCTTCTATCCGCTCTTCCGGATCCACCCGTGGCTCGCGCAGCACGTCCCCGGCTGGGGCGCGACGCTGGCCGGGTTCGTCCTCTTCCTGATTATCGTCCTGCTCACAGGCTGGGTCGCGACTGGTCTCATCGGCCGGCTCACGCTCGGCTGGCTGGACAAGGTCTTGAGGCGCGTACCCGTCGTCAAGAGCATCTACGGGTCAGCACGCCAGCTCACCGACGCAGTCTTCGTCGACCGCAGCTCGCTGCGCAAGACCGTCGTCGCCCAGTACCCGCGCCACGGCCTGTTTGCGGTCGGCTTCCTGACGAGCGACGACCGCATCACGCTTGCCGACGGCAGCAAGGCGCTGTTCGTTTTCTTTCCCACGACGCCCAACCCCACCTCGGGCTGGCTCGCGCTCATCCCCGAGCAAGACATTACCGAGACCCGGATGAGCATCGAAGATGGCCTGAAGCTCGTGGTCTCCGGCGGCGTCATCAAACCTGCCGACATCGGCACCTTCATTCGGCCCAGACCCTGA
- a CDS encoding ABC transporter permease, with protein MSFAATAYVIRAEMAKTLRIYFSYPIIVVYWAIFPVLWVFPFLFQGKAMVGSNSSAAFQHLTGSGNYMAFILIGAMVSNFVFSGLWGVGNSLREETYWGTMEYIIASPTHPLVVLIGKTLAEASVTTCIVFLQATIISLLPFGISFTLAKVLPVLLLVVLLMVGFYGFAIAFAGFTLLIKEVHGWVHTLEWVFFLFSPIRYPVQVNPITSFVSVLIPLTWALVAIRGIILLNQRAVGLWKISGILVAMDAVLLLGGYFTFVALERKTRRDGTVGMH; from the coding sequence ATGAGCTTCGCGGCCACGGCGTACGTCATCCGGGCCGAAATGGCCAAGACGCTGCGCATCTACTTCTCCTACCCGATCATCGTCGTGTACTGGGCAATCTTCCCGGTGCTATGGGTCTTTCCGTTCCTGTTCCAGGGCAAGGCAATGGTCGGCTCGAATTCGAGCGCCGCGTTCCAGCACCTGACCGGTTCGGGCAACTACATGGCTTTCATCCTCATCGGCGCGATGGTGTCGAACTTCGTCTTCTCCGGGCTCTGGGGCGTGGGCAACAGCCTGCGCGAAGAAACCTACTGGGGAACGATGGAGTACATCATTGCCTCGCCCACACACCCGCTGGTTGTCCTCATCGGCAAGACGCTGGCCGAGGCCTCGGTTACAACGTGCATCGTTTTCCTGCAGGCCACGATTATCAGCCTGCTGCCGTTCGGCATCTCCTTTACGCTTGCCAAGGTTCTGCCAGTGCTGTTGCTCGTCGTCCTGCTGATGGTCGGGTTCTACGGCTTCGCCATCGCCTTCGCCGGGTTCACGCTGCTTATCAAGGAAGTCCACGGTTGGGTACATACGCTCGAATGGGTCTTCTTCCTGTTCTCACCCATCCGCTACCCCGTGCAGGTGAACCCGATTACATCATTCGTCAGCGTGTTGATCCCGCTGACCTGGGCGCTCGTCGCCATCCGCGGCATCATCCTGCTGAACCAGCGCGCGGTTGGACTCTGGAAGATCTCAGGAATCCTGGTGGCGATGGACGCGGTCCTGCTCCTCGGCGGCTACTTCACATTCGTCGCGCTCGAACGCAAGACCCGCCGGGACGGAACGGTCGGAATGCACTGA
- a CDS encoding 4-hydroxythreonine-4-phosphate dehydrogenase PdxA: MGDPAGIGPEIVLKSLSHMPRLRCRLFGSREVFEKEQKRLRTDVDLSCVEDVAGRVGVFKMGRAQRNCGAAALACLEVGVRELRENRLSALVTAPVSKEALRITGFRWPGQTEFLAERLGSRRYTMLAWTPKFKVVFVTIHEPLARASRHITAAAVTEKAGLLGEFLCATGVKRPRICVMAFNPHAYEFSLGEEGRIAAGVARAREMGINAFGPIPADASLAGLLQSGHSSLPFDGYVAMYHDQAMIPAKLLGRDEGVNLTLGLGRIRTSPLHGVAFDIAGRGAASPRSMLAAIRLALRLSRS, from the coding sequence ATGGGCGATCCGGCCGGAATCGGGCCGGAGATTGTACTCAAGTCGCTGTCTCATATGCCGCGCCTCCGCTGTCGTCTGTTCGGGTCACGCGAAGTGTTTGAGAAGGAACAGAAACGACTCAGGACTGACGTCGACCTCTCCTGCGTCGAGGACGTTGCCGGGCGGGTCGGGGTTTTCAAGATGGGGCGAGCTCAGCGGAACTGCGGCGCTGCGGCCCTTGCTTGTCTCGAAGTCGGAGTCAGGGAACTCAGAGAGAACCGCCTGTCCGCGCTCGTAACCGCGCCGGTTTCAAAGGAAGCCCTGCGTATTACCGGTTTCAGGTGGCCGGGCCAGACCGAGTTCCTGGCCGAGCGGCTGGGGAGCAGACGCTACACGATGCTCGCATGGACCCCGAAGTTCAAGGTCGTGTTCGTCACCATCCACGAGCCGCTGGCCCGCGCCAGCCGGCACATTACCGCTGCCGCGGTCACTGAGAAGGCAGGGTTGCTAGGCGAGTTCCTGTGCGCCACCGGTGTGAAGCGGCCCCGCATCTGCGTGATGGCGTTCAACCCGCACGCTTATGAGTTCAGCCTCGGGGAGGAAGGACGCATCGCCGCCGGCGTCGCGAGAGCCCGCGAGATGGGCATCAACGCATTCGGCCCCATTCCCGCCGATGCGTCGTTGGCCGGCCTGCTGCAGTCCGGCCATTCGTCATTGCCATTTGATGGATATGTTGCCATGTACCACGACCAGGCGATGATTCCCGCCAAGCTGCTCGGCCGAGACGAGGGCGTTAACCTCACGCTTGGGCTGGGCCGCATCCGCACGTCGCCCCTACACGGCGTTGCCTTCGACATCGCGGGCCGAGGCGCCGCCTCACCGCGGTCGATGCTCGCCGCAATCCGGCTGGCGCTACGCCTCAGCCGGAGCTAG
- a CDS encoding glycosyltransferase family 4 protein, with the protein MRILVVNWRDSRNPLAGGAEVYFQEIFSRLVRRGHDVTLLSERFAGSSAEEVNEGIRVIRAGGKFTFNFTAGRMVGRLAESLNADVVIDDLNKIPFYSPWHTRRPVLAILMHLFRGSIFRETLPPMAAYVWASETMIPLAYRQCRFAVLSESSKKDTVRVGIDPGRIAVIPPGTDFLRFRPDNSVPRERLVLHVGRLKRYKATDHLLLAAKKLKERGVSFTTVIVGDGDDKPRLEALAAKLGLGEQVRFTGFVPEAEKVSWYRRAAVLVENSVKEGWGLIVMEANACGTPVVAANSPGLRDSSKDGVNGLMYEYGDVPSLAEKLEKLLSDDALRARLGQQGIAWAKQWTWDGAAEAMERVADKAINEGR; encoded by the coding sequence ATGAGAATACTCGTCGTGAACTGGCGCGATTCCCGGAATCCTCTGGCGGGTGGTGCCGAGGTCTATTTCCAGGAGATCTTCTCACGCCTGGTCAGACGCGGCCACGACGTTACCCTGCTCAGCGAGCGGTTCGCCGGGTCGTCTGCGGAGGAGGTGAACGAGGGCATTCGTGTAATCCGCGCCGGGGGCAAGTTCACGTTCAACTTCACGGCCGGGCGGATGGTTGGACGGCTGGCCGAGTCCCTGAACGCCGACGTCGTCATCGATGACCTTAACAAGATTCCCTTCTACTCACCGTGGCACACACGGCGGCCGGTCCTGGCCATCCTGATGCACCTTTTCCGCGGCAGCATCTTTCGCGAAACCCTGCCGCCCATGGCAGCCTACGTGTGGGCGTCGGAGACCATGATTCCCCTCGCCTACAGGCAGTGCCGGTTCGCAGTCCTCTCCGAAAGTTCAAAGAAAGACACCGTGAGGGTCGGCATCGATCCGGGCCGCATAGCGGTAATCCCTCCGGGTACCGACTTCCTACGGTTCCGACCTGATAACTCGGTGCCCCGCGAACGGTTGGTGCTGCACGTCGGACGGCTCAAGCGCTACAAGGCAACGGACCACCTGCTGCTTGCCGCGAAGAAGCTGAAGGAGCGTGGCGTCAGCTTCACGACTGTCATCGTCGGCGACGGAGACGACAAGCCAAGGCTAGAAGCGCTCGCCGCGAAGCTCGGATTGGGCGAACAAGTGCGGTTCACCGGCTTCGTGCCGGAAGCGGAGAAGGTGAGCTGGTATCGTCGGGCTGCGGTGCTCGTCGAAAACTCGGTCAAGGAGGGCTGGGGGCTGATTGTGATGGAGGCAAATGCCTGTGGGACGCCGGTTGTCGCCGCGAACTCTCCAGGCCTGCGCGATTCATCCAAGGATGGCGTGAACGGCCTGATGTACGAGTACGGCGACGTGCCGTCGCTGGCCGAGAAACTGGAGAAGCTGTTGTCCGATGACGCGCTGCGTGCCCGTCTCGGTCAGCAGGGAATCGCGTGGGCGAAGCAGTGGACCTGGGACGGTGCAGCCGAGGCGATGGAGCGGGTAGCCGATAAAGCGATAAACGAGGGACGATGA
- a CDS encoding sigma 54-interacting transcriptional regulator, translating to MAKPVILVVDDLPSSYDSLVKGTGQYDGGRLAREFDYVHLDCFAEVRQWYNRNRARFVALIVQDVDFSHTTDERKLVDYPDILKPLQRTPDIKALQGFLIYGYIRQNNIDRIAPVIFVSSRTGIESTSEFSEFIIRPGYGLCSFVPESAVGDQYYPKLAASIDTLAIRPLTDEQRNHWTTEHHMVVGRARKMAFLVYEIERIGPSDATVLLLGASGVGKELVANALHRCSYRHVEGDPGREYPLTVNMAALSSNLVEDELFGHQRGAFTGAVGERSGILETAQGSTVFLDEIGDIGQETQVKLLRAMEYHRIKRVGSSRELRIDMRIVAATNRSVPELQVRFRPDFYGRLVQHCIPVPSIRERWENEPADCVEADIEDIAHYVIQIMNANPRHKRQLGIERTAVKFIRQVVQQHVDGSNDLLDGNVRTLRNIIERAYERAQYDGSAEIGFGHVMPALGMVRLLSTQTPRPSGSVPRPRDSSATSGTDRPSTSDAGPLQAAVGTLALHEIEGQAIREALQRTQNNQTRAAELLGIHRDTLRRKMAEHDLGA from the coding sequence ATGGCTAAACCGGTCATACTGGTAGTTGACGACCTTCCGTCTAGTTATGATAGTCTGGTCAAGGGTACCGGACAGTACGATGGCGGACGGTTGGCGCGTGAGTTCGACTATGTCCATCTCGACTGCTTCGCCGAAGTCCGCCAGTGGTACAACCGAAACCGGGCGCGTTTTGTCGCGCTGATCGTCCAGGACGTTGACTTCAGTCACACTACAGATGAGCGTAAGCTGGTGGACTACCCAGACATCCTCAAGCCCCTGCAGCGCACACCGGACATCAAAGCCTTGCAGGGTTTTCTGATCTATGGCTACATCCGCCAGAACAACATCGACCGCATTGCGCCGGTCATCTTCGTCTCCAGCCGGACCGGCATTGAGTCGACCAGCGAGTTCTCGGAGTTCATCATCCGGCCCGGGTACGGCCTCTGTTCGTTCGTGCCGGAGAGCGCGGTTGGAGACCAGTACTACCCGAAGCTAGCCGCCTCAATCGACACGCTCGCCATACGGCCGCTTACTGACGAACAACGCAACCACTGGACCACCGAGCATCACATGGTAGTTGGCCGGGCGCGCAAGATGGCTTTCCTTGTCTACGAGATAGAGCGTATCGGCCCGTCCGACGCCACCGTGCTGCTGCTGGGGGCGTCGGGCGTCGGCAAGGAGCTCGTAGCCAATGCCCTGCACCGCTGCAGCTACCGCCACGTCGAAGGTGACCCCGGCCGCGAGTATCCGCTCACCGTCAACATGGCGGCCCTCAGCTCAAACCTGGTCGAGGATGAACTTTTCGGGCACCAGCGGGGCGCATTTACCGGCGCGGTGGGAGAGCGGTCGGGAATCCTGGAGACGGCACAGGGCTCGACGGTTTTTCTTGACGAAATCGGCGATATCGGGCAAGAAACGCAGGTCAAACTCCTCCGGGCGATGGAGTATCACCGCATCAAGCGCGTCGGCAGCTCGCGCGAGCTCAGGATCGACATGCGCATCGTCGCCGCTACCAACCGCAGCGTGCCGGAGCTGCAGGTCCGGTTCAGACCGGACTTCTATGGCCGGCTGGTTCAGCACTGCATTCCTGTGCCATCAATCCGTGAGCGCTGGGAGAATGAGCCGGCCGACTGCGTCGAGGCGGATATCGAAGACATCGCCCACTATGTCATTCAGATCATGAACGCCAATCCTCGGCACAAGCGACAGCTGGGGATCGAACGCACCGCCGTGAAGTTCATCCGCCAGGTCGTTCAGCAGCACGTCGACGGCAGTAATGATTTGCTCGACGGCAACGTCCGTACGCTACGGAACATCATTGAGCGTGCATACGAACGCGCACAGTACGACGGTAGCGCCGAGATAGGTTTCGGCCACGTGATGCCGGCCCTCGGCATGGTCAGGCTCCTCAGCACGCAAACCCCGCGTCCCTCCGGATCCGTCCCGCGACCCCGAGACAGCAGCGCTACCTCGGGCACCGACCGGCCCTCGACATCAGACGCCGGTCCACTCCAAGCCGCCGTCGGCACGCTCGCACTGCATGAGATCGAGGGTCAGGCCATAAGGGAGGCCCTTCAAAGAACTCAGAACAACCAGACCCGCGCCGCCGAGCTGCTTGGTATCCACCGGGACACGCTGCGTCGCAAGATGGCCGAGCACGATCTCGGGGCATGA
- a CDS encoding tetratricopeptide repeat protein, whose product MTPVPTPRRHRERQSNRYAAPEPDRVHSAGHLLRQARSAFYREDEDEALDLLLEAMHIAPSNLHAHYLAALCADLLSEEDTLDDVCAHALETDARHPYTIACEAVRYLYLSNFSRAEDLFNQALRRLPDELDIQIGLGILHEYSGDEEKGMAAFRRALELDPNNVRARVSLGVAYAMSGEYQSALAEYSRAKAIDPSIENPHERLGRDYYLDGMIEEATSEFGRAMAEEPDEPAAYFYQMDCLNRLGRLDDALDRYQTIRQRFGDQPELTSGFYEYFHMRQEARAALEMLVGRNPNDPDLRVRLSNLHRESGQLDQAIAAAEAANKLDPESHETIGLLGSLYFEHGDYHEAIDSCHRATQLDPYDQAAYVTLADSLLFLGRDEESQAAVEEMERNRQEAWRRYQDRFSGQDRADAGF is encoded by the coding sequence GTGACGCCTGTCCCTACCCCCCGCCGTCACCGTGAAAGGCAGTCGAACCGGTACGCGGCACCAGAACCCGACCGCGTCCATTCGGCCGGCCACCTGCTGCGTCAGGCGCGGTCGGCCTTCTATCGCGAGGATGAGGACGAGGCACTGGACCTGCTGCTCGAAGCCATGCACATCGCACCGAGCAATCTGCACGCCCATTACCTCGCTGCGCTCTGCGCCGACCTGCTCTCCGAGGAAGACACGCTCGACGACGTGTGCGCGCACGCGCTCGAGACCGACGCGCGACATCCTTACACGATTGCCTGCGAGGCGGTCCGCTATCTCTACCTCTCGAACTTCTCCCGCGCCGAGGACCTGTTTAACCAGGCGCTCCGGCGACTGCCCGATGAGCTCGACATCCAGATCGGGCTCGGCATCCTGCACGAATACTCGGGCGATGAGGAGAAGGGTATGGCCGCATTCCGGCGGGCGCTGGAGCTCGACCCGAACAACGTCCGCGCCCGGGTTTCGCTGGGCGTCGCCTATGCCATGAGCGGTGAGTACCAGAGCGCCCTCGCGGAGTACTCGCGGGCCAAGGCGATTGACCCGAGCATCGAGAATCCCCACGAACGGCTGGGCCGAGACTATTACCTTGACGGGATGATTGAGGAAGCGACGAGCGAGTTCGGCCGCGCGATGGCCGAGGAGCCGGACGAGCCCGCCGCCTACTTCTACCAGATGGACTGCCTCAACCGGCTCGGCCGGCTCGATGATGCCCTTGACCGCTATCAGACCATCCGGCAACGGTTCGGCGACCAGCCGGAGCTGACCAGCGGTTTCTATGAGTATTTCCACATGCGGCAGGAGGCCCGCGCCGCGCTCGAGATGCTGGTCGGCCGCAACCCGAATGACCCGGACCTGCGAGTGCGGCTCTCCAACCTGCACCGCGAGTCCGGCCAGCTCGACCAGGCAATCGCCGCGGCCGAGGCCGCGAATAAGCTGGACCCCGAGAGCCATGAGACGATCGGGCTGCTGGGATCGCTCTACTTCGAACACGGCGACTACCACGAGGCGATTGATTCGTGTCACCGGGCGACCCAGCTTGACCCCTACGACCAGGCAGCCTATGTAACGCTGGCCGACTCGCTCCTGTTCCTGGGCCGTGACGAAGAGTCGCAGGCCGCGGTCGAGGAGATGGAGCGCAACCGCCAGGAAGCTTGGCGCCGTTACCAGGACCGTTTCTCAGGCCAGGACCGCGCCGACGCTGGTTTCTGA
- a CDS encoding ABC transporter ATP-binding protein, translated as MNEERTPALEVQSVVKNFRRGRGLKKKITRAVDGATLTLRRGELFGLLGPNGAGKTTLVRCIATLLIPDAGTVKVLGHDAFKDSLYCRQRIGLLTSGERTLYWKLSARDNLNFFAALYGLTGKARDKRIDYLIELLGLKEVERDRLERYSSGMKQKVSLARAILHNPDLILLDEPSLGLDPQFARFIRGFIKDELNRKQGKTILLTTHYMDEADELCQRIAFINKGKIVDVKTPEQYKRDIPHTEVLEIRIQGQPDTSPIQALPGVERIASEFKEGVTTLKVVAPRAEAVLSEAIEHLRRGGRILGIDIKQPTLEDVFLYVTGTSLGADTAEHKPEPE; from the coding sequence ATGAACGAAGAACGAACGCCGGCGCTCGAGGTGCAGTCGGTCGTAAAGAATTTCCGCCGCGGGCGCGGACTGAAGAAGAAGATAACACGGGCAGTGGACGGTGCGACTCTGACTCTGCGCAGAGGAGAACTCTTCGGGCTGCTCGGTCCGAACGGCGCGGGCAAGACCACGCTCGTGCGCTGCATCGCGACCCTCTTGATTCCCGATGCCGGAACCGTCAAGGTGCTTGGCCACGACGCCTTCAAGGATTCGCTCTACTGCCGCCAGCGCATCGGCCTGCTGACTTCGGGTGAGCGGACCCTTTACTGGAAACTCTCGGCCCGCGACAACCTCAACTTCTTCGCCGCGCTCTACGGACTGACCGGCAAGGCCCGCGACAAGCGGATCGACTACCTGATCGAGCTCCTCGGCCTGAAAGAAGTCGAGCGCGACCGGCTCGAGCGCTACTCTTCGGGAATGAAGCAGAAGGTGAGCCTGGCCCGGGCGATACTCCACAACCCGGACCTCATCCTGCTCGACGAGCCTTCGCTCGGGCTCGACCCGCAGTTCGCCCGGTTCATCCGTGGATTCATCAAGGACGAGCTGAACCGCAAGCAGGGCAAGACCATCCTGCTCACCACACATTACATGGATGAGGCGGACGAGTTATGCCAGCGGATTGCTTTCATCAACAAGGGCAAGATAGTGGACGTGAAGACGCCGGAGCAGTACAAGCGGGACATCCCGCACACCGAGGTGCTGGAAATCCGCATCCAGGGGCAGCCCGACACGTCGCCGATCCAGGCCCTGCCCGGAGTCGAGCGTATCGCGTCCGAGTTCAAGGAGGGCGTGACCACGCTCAAGGTCGTTGCTCCGCGCGCCGAGGCGGTGTTGTCCGAGGCGATCGAGCACCTGCGCAGGGGTGGCCGGATACTGGGCATCGACATCAAGCAACCGACACTCGAGGACGTGTTCCTGTATGTCACCGGGACGTCGCTCGGCGCTGACACGGCCGAGCACAAGCCCGAACCCGAATGA
- a CDS encoding ABC transporter permease: protein MGEDSRGQGVEDSGPVTGILESSNPGPLRLLRHYANAVWVENIKEWKLELTYPIDFLRGLIDPVVYLLPYVFYGIALVGGRSSANLQKLVGTTDIVSFITIGYVFIGFMNMALWAMGFSLRKEQMYGTLEAVFAAPVPRWVFTMGMSMHSILHQFLMIAVQLLFILAVFSLKVNPLGLLPAFGMIGLMLIALYGIGMIMASTTLIFKQGWLISEALGSLLMVITPIAYPLAVLPVFMQKAALAVPTTYGIMTARHFLMGEQMGFSVGTAFLRVAVLCVIWVVCGLVIFAAIDRSTRRSGTLSHY, encoded by the coding sequence ATGGGAGAGGATTCAAGGGGCCAAGGGGTCGAGGATTCTGGTCCGGTCACTGGAATCCTCGAATCCTCGAATCCTGGACCCCTTCGTCTGCTGCGGCACTACGCGAACGCGGTGTGGGTCGAGAACATCAAAGAGTGGAAGCTTGAGCTGACCTACCCGATCGACTTCCTCCGCGGACTGATTGACCCGGTCGTCTATCTTCTGCCCTACGTGTTCTACGGCATCGCGCTGGTCGGTGGGCGCTCTTCTGCAAACCTGCAGAAACTTGTCGGCACCACCGATATCGTCAGCTTCATTACCATCGGCTATGTCTTCATCGGTTTCATGAACATGGCGCTGTGGGCGATGGGTTTCAGCCTGCGCAAGGAGCAGATGTACGGCACGCTGGAGGCGGTCTTTGCCGCGCCGGTGCCGCGCTGGGTTTTCACCATGGGGATGTCGATGCACTCGATACTGCACCAGTTCCTGATGATTGCCGTGCAACTGCTGTTCATCCTGGCGGTCTTCAGCCTCAAGGTCAACCCGCTCGGCTTGCTGCCCGCCTTTGGGATGATCGGACTGATGCTCATCGCGCTCTACGGTATCGGGATGATAATGGCCTCGACGACGCTCATCTTCAAACAGGGCTGGCTCATCTCCGAGGCGCTTGGCAGCCTGCTGATGGTTATCACGCCCATTGCCTACCCGCTTGCGGTCCTCCCCGTCTTCATGCAGAAGGCTGCGCTCGCGGTCCCGACCACCTACGGCATCATGACCGCGCGCCACTTCCTGATGGGCGAACAGATGGGATTCTCGGTCGGCACGGCGTTCCTGCGCGTGGCCGTGCTTTGCGTGATATGGGTCGTTTGCGGGCTGGTGATCTTCGCAGCCATTGACCGCTCTACCCGCAGGAGCGGGACGCTGAGCCACTACTGA
- a CDS encoding DUF4416 family protein, producing the protein MFERLKDEQPNSDPTKLVVGLLSSDRNLLAQAQSALSEGFGTVSVKSPEIPFNFTDYYEKEMGPNLIRQWVGFHGLVEPDQLHEFKRTTGMLERRFIGPERKRRVNLDPGLLSLYNLVLASTKGFAHRVYLRDGIHAELTLMFHAGKFQPLPWTYPDYQTPVCQEFLINCRRELLADAAEQRTGHNGQVFKAT; encoded by the coding sequence ATGTTTGAACGATTGAAAGACGAACAGCCGAATTCCGACCCGACAAAATTGGTAGTCGGGTTGCTATCGTCGGACAGAAACCTGTTGGCGCAGGCGCAGTCCGCGCTGTCCGAGGGATTCGGAACAGTATCAGTAAAGAGCCCTGAGATTCCGTTCAACTTCACCGACTACTACGAAAAGGAAATGGGGCCGAACCTGATTCGGCAGTGGGTGGGGTTCCATGGCCTGGTCGAGCCCGACCAGCTCCACGAATTCAAACGGACGACCGGAATGCTGGAAAGGCGTTTCATCGGGCCGGAGCGCAAGCGCCGGGTGAATCTCGACCCCGGCCTGCTGTCACTGTACAACCTCGTGCTGGCTTCGACCAAGGGCTTCGCGCACCGCGTCTACCTGCGAGACGGGATCCACGCCGAACTCACGCTCATGTTCCACGCGGGCAAGTTCCAGCCCCTGCCCTGGACCTATCCTGACTATCAGACCCCTGTCTGCCAGGAATTCCTGATTAACTGCCGCAGAGAATTGCTTGCCGACGCCGCCGAGCAGCGGACCGGCCACAACGGCCAGGTTTTCAAGGCGACCTAG
- the scpB gene encoding SMC-Scp complex subunit ScpB — translation MTENAERQMPNDELTDEPATVGDSDSTTKTPGHEEENTAAGDTSDATALAEPTPAVPESPTAEFSFPTLDSAESALNNRPSEVLSPAPASDQSTISNPESEIPAPAPLVPSPSPLPSAEVIEALLFAADAPAKLDRLAELAEVSPETARTVIDGLNASYQETGRTFRVQRVAQGFQLYTMPIYAEYVRRLYQHQYTHRLSRAALEVMAIIAYRQPVTRPEIEQLRGVDCSGPLVTLLERRLIATYGRASRPGNPFLYRTTPEFLRYFGLAGLEDLPRMEEIGEFLARRETGPDTGEPGRNETSAATASVEQFDSLAMDGGHKDAAPEDAR, via the coding sequence ATGACCGAAAACGCAGAACGCCAAATGCCAAACGACGAACTGACCGACGAGCCGGCAACCGTCGGGGACTCGGATTCAACCACCAAGACACCAGGACACGAAGAGGAAAATACGGCCGCCGGGGATACAAGCGACGCCACTGCTCTTGCCGAGCCGACACCGGCGGTGCCCGAATCGCCTACTGCCGAGTTCTCATTCCCGACTCTCGACTCCGCAGAATCGGCACTCAACAATCGTCCTTCGGAAGTACTTTCCCCGGCTCCCGCTTCCGACCAATCTACAATCTCAAATCCAGAATCTGAGATTCCTGCCCCCGCGCCCCTCGTCCCCAGTCCCTCGCCCCTTCCTTCGGCCGAGGTCATCGAGGCCCTGCTTTTCGCCGCCGACGCGCCGGCGAAGCTCGACCGGCTCGCCGAACTGGCCGAGGTATCGCCGGAAACCGCCCGGACTGTGATTGACGGACTGAACGCGAGCTACCAAGAAACCGGCCGGACGTTCCGGGTCCAGCGGGTGGCGCAGGGCTTCCAGCTCTATACCATGCCGATATATGCCGAGTACGTCCGCCGTCTCTACCAGCACCAATACACCCACCGGCTGTCGCGGGCCGCGCTCGAGGTCATGGCCATTATCGCCTACCGGCAACCGGTCACCCGGCCCGAGATTGAGCAGTTGCGCGGGGTTGACTGCTCGGGCCCGCTTGTTACACTACTTGAGCGCAGGCTGATTGCGACCTACGGCCGCGCCAGTCGCCCCGGCAATCCCTTTCTTTACCGGACCACGCCCGAATTCCTGCGCTATTTCGGTCTGGCCGGGCTCGAGGACCTGCCGCGGATGGAAGAAATCGGCGAGTTCCTCGCCCGCCGCGAGACCGGGCCCGATACCGGAGAGCCGGGTCGGAACGAGACATCGGCCGCAACGGCATCGGTCGAGCAGTTCGATTCGCTGGCGATGGACGGCGGCCACAAGGATGCGGCACCGGAAGATGCGAGGTAG